In Gopherus flavomarginatus isolate rGopFla2 chromosome 1, rGopFla2.mat.asm, whole genome shotgun sequence, a single genomic region encodes these proteins:
- the LOC127042433 gene encoding matrix metalloproteinase-2-like — protein MTSKAKIEAEEQFREAEHRRQLEIKQKEMEMKEKEESIKLAAFQREQAAQEAAHKRKLEEEEVAYRRKQAEEEAAHRRDMEKTPKEMEKQQKEMEKQQKENEEKEKQRKHELELAKAGLHVPANPNNPAPIIAPQHRKFPTYKAGDDTEAFLENFERACLGYSIPEDQYMVELRSQLSGPLAEVAAEMPKQQMNDYKLFSNQGQIQNGDNPRSCPSAFQNPKVETRGVISQTRLLHCKKL, from the coding sequence atgacttctaaggcaaaaattgaggccgaagagcaattcagagaagctgaacacaggcgacaactggaaataaaacaaaaagagatggagatgaaagaaaaggaagaaagcatcaaactggcagccttccaaagagaacaggcagcccaagaggcagcacacaaaagaaaactagaagaagaagaggtggcctaccgaaggaaacaagcagaagaagaggcggcccaccgccgagacatggaaaaaacaccaaaagaaatggaaaaacaacaaaaagaaatggaaaaacaacaaaaagagaatgaagagaaggaaaaacagagaaaacatgaactggagttggccaaagctgggctgcatgtgccagccaaccctaacaacccggcgccaattattgctccacagcacaggaaatttcccacctacaaggcaggtgatgacaccgaggccttcttggaaaattttgaaagagcctgtcttgggtacagcattcccgaagaccagtacatggtagaattgaggtcacagctcagtggacctttagcagaggtggcagctgaaatgcctaagcagcaaatgaatgactataaacttttttcaaaccaaggccagatacagaatggggataaccccagatcatgcccgtcggcgtttcagaacccaaaagtggaaaccagaggtgtcatttcccaaacacgcctactacattgcaaaaaactatga